One part of the Glycine soja cultivar W05 chromosome 11, ASM419377v2, whole genome shotgun sequence genome encodes these proteins:
- the LOC114374914 gene encoding axial regulator YABBY 5-like → MSSCSIDVAPEQLCYIPCNFCNIVLAVSVPCSSLFDIVTVRCGHCTNLWSVNMAAAFQSLSWQDVQGSGHCNPEYRIDTGSTSKCNNRIAMRAPTTHVTEERVVNRPPEKRQRVPSAYNQFIKEEIQRIKANNPDISHREAFSTAAKNWAHFPHIHFGLMLESNNQVKMENVSEKHLMSRAALLNK, encoded by the exons ATGTCGAGCTGCAGCATCGATGTTGCGCCTGAGCAACTCTGCTACATCCCCTGCAACTTCTGCAATATTGTTCTTGCG GTGAGTGTTCCATGCAGTAGCCTGTTTGACATTGTGACCGTTCGATGTGGGCACTGCACCAATCTATGGTCCGTGAACATGGCCGCCGCGTTTCAGTCACTGTCATGGCAAGATGTTCAG ggATCTGGGCACTGCAATCCAGAGTACAGGATTGACACTGGCTCCACGTCCAAATGCAACAATAGGATTGCAATGCGTGCGCCCACCACTCATGTAACTGAGGAAAGGGTTGTGAACAGGc CTCCCGAGAAGAGGCAGCGCGTACCTTCTGCTTATAACCAGTTTATAAA GGAAGAGATTCAGAGGATCAAAGCCAATAATCCTGATATCAGTCATAGAGAAGCTTTCAGTACAGCTGCAAAGAAC tgGGCACATTTTCCCCATATTCATTTCGGGCTGATGTTGGAGAGCAACAACCAAGTTAAGATGGAGAAT GTTTCTGAGAAGCATTTAATGTCAAGGGCTGCGCTATTGAATAAATGA